A single Methylobacterium sp. 17Sr1-1 DNA region contains:
- a CDS encoding tautomerase family protein, with product MPHVIVKLYAGRSDAQKQRIADAITKALIAAAGCSEGSVSVGIEDVEPSAWTATVYEPDITAKADTIFKKPGYAPA from the coding sequence ATGCCGCACGTCATCGTGAAACTCTATGCCGGCCGCAGCGACGCGCAGAAGCAGCGCATCGCCGACGCAATCACCAAGGCCCTGATCGCCGCCGCGGGCTGCTCCGAAGGCTCAGTCTCGGTCGGCATCGAGGATGTCGAGCCGAGCGCCTGGACCGCGACGGTCTACGAGCCCGACATCACCGCCAAGGCCGATACGATCTTCAAGAAGCCGGGCTACGCGCCGGCCTGA
- a CDS encoding ribbon-helix-helix domain-containing protein, with amino-acid sequence MCRIFAEQTPERYAYETRSLRIGGHCTSLRLETAFWTILEEIARQEGLSVAKFATKLHDEVLERHGEVRNFASLLRCSCLIYLSAGNRAPVLMAAE; translated from the coding sequence ATGTGCCGGATCTTCGCCGAGCAGACGCCGGAGCGCTACGCCTACGAGACGCGCTCGCTGCGGATCGGCGGGCACTGCACCTCCCTGCGCCTCGAGACAGCGTTCTGGACCATCCTGGAGGAGATCGCCCGCCAGGAGGGCCTCAGCGTCGCGAAATTCGCCACCAAGCTCCACGACGAGGTGCTGGAGCGGCACGGCGAGGTGCGCAACTTCGCCTCCCTGCTGCGCTGTTCCTGCCTGATCTACCTCTCCGCGGGAAACCGCGCGCCGGTGCTGATGGCGGCCGAGTAG
- a CDS encoding sensor domain-containing diguanylate cyclase — MSFRNRLRFEHQLAALVGLLCLALVGVTVGGAVWLERRSAVRLAEARLARLASGMAETLDVTLRERFREIQVVAGLAPLRERWTSDATMVRGVLSAMRTTAPDYAWLGFVALDGRVRAGTEGMLEGLAVTGKAWFEAGLSRPNVGDVHEAVLLSRLLVRSEPEPLRLVDLAAPVRDASGQVVGVLGGHLSWDWAIRARRRLLDEGLPGTDLWVLDRRGRVILGPLLGTTPFGPARLGAMVEEGSGRFAAALGSDTLLAGFASAAKGERSEIAGGDPGLGWIVVATRPEAQALAPVQRSIQALLALGATAAVIGIALAWCLGRRAAAPLRRMTAAADRIGREAEATTLPRLDGAREFVALSASLRSLLRRIGTAERELSDATIRQTRVAAFYRRQIEDLRQVAGTDLLTGLLNRRGFARPAEEAFAQARSGCGVAVLVADIDHFKRVNDQHGHDAGDAVIRHVGALLAEAVRGSDTVARFGGEEFVVLLVGPGGTEALLTAERLCAAVRAAEIAHGGRAIPVTISIGVATVSARDADIQAAIARADAALYEAKARGRDRVSAAAEIEEVERAA; from the coding sequence GTGTCGTTCAGGAATCGACTGCGGTTCGAGCACCAGCTCGCCGCGCTGGTCGGCTTGCTCTGTCTCGCCCTGGTCGGGGTAACGGTGGGCGGCGCCGTCTGGCTCGAGCGCAGAAGCGCCGTCCGGCTCGCCGAGGCGCGCCTCGCCCGTCTTGCCTCCGGCATGGCCGAGACCCTCGACGTCACCCTGCGCGAGCGCTTCCGCGAGATCCAGGTCGTCGCCGGCCTCGCGCCGCTGCGCGAGCGCTGGACGAGCGACGCGACGATGGTCCGCGGCGTCCTCTCCGCCATGCGGACGACCGCGCCGGACTATGCCTGGCTCGGCTTCGTCGCTCTCGACGGCCGCGTCCGGGCGGGCACGGAGGGCATGCTGGAGGGCTTGGCGGTGACGGGCAAGGCCTGGTTCGAGGCCGGGCTGTCCCGCCCCAATGTCGGCGATGTGCATGAAGCGGTGCTGCTGAGCCGCCTACTCGTCCGCTCCGAGCCCGAGCCCCTGCGCCTCGTCGATCTCGCGGCGCCGGTGCGCGACGCATCGGGTCAGGTCGTCGGGGTGCTCGGCGGCCATCTGAGCTGGGACTGGGCGATCCGGGCCCGGCGGCGCCTCCTCGACGAGGGATTGCCCGGCACAGACCTGTGGGTGCTCGACCGGCGCGGCCGCGTGATCCTCGGACCGCTTCTCGGCACGACGCCGTTCGGTCCGGCCCGGCTCGGCGCCATGGTCGAGGAGGGCAGCGGCCGCTTCGCCGCCGCGCTCGGATCCGACACGCTGCTGGCCGGCTTCGCCTCGGCGGCGAAGGGCGAGCGCAGCGAGATCGCTGGCGGCGATCCCGGCCTCGGCTGGATCGTGGTGGCGACGAGGCCGGAGGCGCAGGCCCTCGCGCCGGTGCAGCGCTCGATCCAGGCGCTGCTCGCCCTCGGCGCGACGGCGGCCGTGATCGGCATCGCCCTGGCCTGGTGCCTCGGCCGCCGCGCGGCGGCCCCCTTGCGGCGGATGACCGCCGCGGCGGACCGGATCGGCCGCGAGGCCGAGGCGACGACGCTGCCGCGCCTCGACGGCGCCCGGGAATTCGTGGCGCTCTCGGCCTCCCTGCGCTCGCTGCTGCGACGCATCGGCACCGCCGAGCGCGAGCTCAGCGACGCCACGATCCGCCAGACCCGCGTCGCCGCCTTCTACCGGCGCCAGATCGAGGACCTGCGTCAGGTCGCCGGCACCGACTTGCTCACCGGGCTTCTCAACCGGCGCGGCTTTGCCCGGCCGGCGGAGGAGGCCTTCGCGCAGGCGAGGAGCGGCTGCGGCGTGGCCGTCCTGGTCGCCGACATCGACCATTTCAAGCGCGTCAACGACCAGCACGGCCACGATGCCGGCGACGCGGTGATCCGCCATGTCGGCGCCCTCCTGGCGGAGGCGGTGCGCGGCTCCGATACGGTGGCGCGCTTCGGCGGCGAGGAATTCGTCGTCCTGCTCGTCGGCCCCGGCGGGACCGAGGCTTTGCTCACCGCCGAGCGGCTCTGCGCCGCGGTGCGGGCGGCGGAGATCGCGCATGGCGGCCGCGCGATTCCCGTCACGATCAGCATCGGGGTCGCCACCGTGTCGGCACGCGATGCCGACATCCAGGCGGCGATCGCCCGCGCCGACGCGGCCCTCTACGAGGCCAAGGCGCGGGGCCGCGACCGGGTCAGCGCCGCGGCGGAGATCGAGGAGGTCGAGCGGGCGGCGTGA
- a CDS encoding GMC family oxidoreductase N-terminal domain-containing protein — translation MAGSTAGGALEDFGTYDDIVVGAGSAGCVLANRLSADSRRRVLVLEAGGRDNWIWFHIPAGYLFAIGNKRADWLFTTQAEAGLNGRQLAYPRGKVIGGSSAINAMIYMRGQAADYDGWRQLGLEGWGWDDVLPYFLKHEDHIAPPNDFHRSGGEWRVEPPRIRWAILDAIRDAAEAAGIPKIPDFNTGDNEGSSYFQVNQRRGRRWSAARGFLKPALNRPNLRLETGIHVERVLIEDGRAAGVVFGRGGQRYLARANGEVVLSAGAVATPKLLELSGIGDGARLQSLGVAVAHHAPGVGENLQDHLQIRPVYKVTGVPTLNLSYANLIKRGWMGVEYALFRTGPLTMAPSQVGVFTRSSPDYATANLEYHFQPLSLDKWGDGLHRFGAFTASVCNLRPSSRGSVHAGSPDPLAPPEIRPNYLSTEEDRRVAVDSLKLTRRIVAQAPLTRYQPEEHLPGPGITSDADLLKAAGDLGTTIFHPVGTARMGADHDTGAVLDARLRVRGVRGLRVADASAMPRITSGNTNSPTIMLAEKGAAMILEDSR, via the coding sequence ATGGCAGGCAGCACCGCCGGCGGGGCTCTCGAGGATTTCGGCACCTACGACGACATCGTGGTCGGGGCGGGCTCGGCGGGCTGCGTGCTCGCCAACCGCCTCTCGGCCGATTCCCGCCGGCGCGTGCTGGTGCTGGAGGCGGGCGGGCGCGACAACTGGATCTGGTTCCACATCCCGGCGGGCTACCTCTTCGCCATCGGCAACAAGCGGGCGGACTGGCTGTTCACCACGCAGGCGGAAGCCGGCCTGAACGGGCGCCAGCTCGCCTATCCGCGCGGCAAGGTCATCGGCGGCTCATCGGCCATCAACGCGATGATCTACATGCGCGGCCAGGCCGCCGATTACGACGGCTGGCGCCAGCTCGGCCTGGAGGGCTGGGGCTGGGACGACGTCTTGCCCTACTTCCTCAAGCACGAGGACCACATCGCGCCGCCGAACGACTTCCACCGCTCCGGCGGCGAGTGGCGGGTCGAGCCGCCGCGGATCCGCTGGGCGATCCTCGACGCGATCCGCGACGCCGCGGAGGCCGCCGGGATCCCGAAGATCCCGGATTTCAACACCGGCGACAACGAGGGCTCGTCCTACTTCCAGGTCAACCAGCGCCGGGGCCGGCGCTGGAGCGCGGCCCGCGGCTTCCTCAAGCCGGCGCTCAACCGCCCGAACCTCCGGCTCGAGACCGGGATCCATGTCGAGCGGGTGCTGATCGAGGACGGCCGCGCCGCCGGCGTCGTGTTCGGCCGCGGCGGGCAGCGCTACCTTGCCCGGGCGAACGGCGAGGTGGTGCTCTCGGCCGGCGCCGTAGCGACCCCGAAACTCCTCGAACTCTCCGGCATCGGCGACGGGGCGCGGCTCCAGTCCCTCGGGGTCGCGGTCGCGCATCACGCGCCCGGCGTCGGCGAGAACCTGCAGGACCACCTGCAGATCCGGCCGGTCTACAAGGTCACCGGCGTGCCGACGCTCAACCTGTCCTACGCCAACCTGATCAAGCGCGGCTGGATGGGGGTGGAATACGCGCTGTTTCGCACCGGGCCGCTCACCATGGCGCCGAGCCAGGTCGGGGTCTTCACCCGCTCCTCGCCCGATTACGCCACCGCCAACCTCGAATACCACTTCCAGCCACTCTCGCTGGACAAGTGGGGCGACGGCCTGCACCGGTTCGGCGCCTTCACGGCCAGCGTGTGCAACCTGCGCCCGTCGAGCCGCGGCAGCGTGCATGCGGGGAGCCCCGATCCCCTGGCGCCCCCGGAGATCCGGCCGAACTACCTCTCGACCGAAGAGGACCGCCGGGTGGCGGTGGATTCCCTCAAGCTCACCCGCCGCATCGTCGCCCAGGCGCCGCTCACCCGCTACCAGCCGGAGGAGCACCTGCCGGGGCCCGGCATCACCAGCGACGCCGATCTCCTCAAGGCCGCGGGCGACCTCGGCACCACGATCTTCCACCCGGTCGGCACCGCCCGGATGGGCGCCGACCACGATACCGGCGCGGTGCTCGACGCGCGCCTGCGGGTGCGCGGGGTGCGGGGCCTGCGGGTCGCCGACGCCTCGGCGATGCCGCGCATCACCTCGGGCAACACCAACTCGCCGACGATCATGCTGGCCGAGAAGGGCGCGGCGATGATCCTGGAGGATTCGCGCTGA
- a CDS encoding cupin domain-containing protein: MEIHRSGSRPSQTGSAEYFTGRVRIDPLLSPPDPARVAGALVTFEPGARTAWHTHPLGQTLIVTASLGWAQREGGPIEEIRPGDVVWFPPGLRHWHGATATTGMSHIAIQEKQDGSAVTWLERVSDAEYGAR; the protein is encoded by the coding sequence ATGGAGATCCACAGGAGCGGGTCCCGTCCGTCGCAGACGGGCTCCGCGGAGTACTTCACCGGCCGGGTGCGGATCGACCCGCTCCTCAGCCCACCCGACCCGGCCCGGGTCGCCGGCGCCCTCGTCACCTTCGAGCCGGGCGCGCGGACGGCCTGGCACACCCATCCCCTCGGCCAGACCCTGATCGTGACCGCGAGCCTCGGCTGGGCGCAACGTGAGGGCGGACCGATCGAAGAGATCCGGCCCGGCGACGTGGTGTGGTTCCCGCCCGGCCTGCGGCACTGGCACGGAGCGACCGCGACCACCGGCATGAGCCACATCGCGATCCAGGAGAAGCAGGATGGCAGCGCCGTGACCTGGCTCGAACGGGTCAGCGACGCCGAGTACGGCGCCCGCTGA
- a CDS encoding amino acid permease, with amino-acid sequence MAQERVAEGLMRTKPIDRLRQDAEGGGHGLERTLGPLSLVGLGIGAIIGAGLFSLTGIAAAEHAGPAVVISFAIAAIGCALAGMCYSELASMIPVSGSAYTYAYATMGEFVAWIIGWDLVLEYAVGAATVSVSWSKYVATLLQDWGITLPPRLLHSPFETVQLADGSTVHGLVNLPAVLILCLISLLLMRGVRESTQVNSVIVVVKVAVVLIVVGVGLFYVKAQNYVPFIPDNAGTFGEYGWSGIMRAAGVVFFAYIGFDAVSTAAQEVKNPQRTMMIGILGSLAVCTVLYIAFAAVLTGLVPYASMKGDAAPVATAIKQTPFPWLQTLVTLGVVAGFTTVMLVLLYGQSRVFFAMANDRLLPKFFAAIHPTWRTPYRSNLFFMVFAALLGGLTPISTLGHMTSIGTLLAFIIVCAGVVIMRRTHPNEQRGYRVPLVPLVPAAGILVCLAMMLSLDGETWLRLVVWLGIGLAIYFGYGRRHSRVGRDAAR; translated from the coding sequence ATGGCACAGGAGAGGGTGGCGGAGGGGCTGATGCGGACGAAGCCAATCGACCGCCTGCGCCAGGACGCGGAGGGCGGCGGCCACGGCCTCGAGCGCACCCTCGGCCCCCTGAGCCTCGTCGGGCTCGGCATCGGGGCGATCATCGGCGCCGGGCTTTTCTCGCTCACCGGTATCGCGGCGGCGGAGCATGCCGGGCCGGCGGTGGTGATCTCGTTCGCCATCGCGGCGATCGGCTGCGCGCTGGCCGGCATGTGCTACAGCGAGCTCGCCAGCATGATCCCGGTCTCAGGCAGCGCTTATACCTATGCCTACGCCACGATGGGCGAGTTCGTCGCCTGGATCATCGGCTGGGACCTGGTGCTCGAATACGCCGTCGGCGCCGCCACCGTGTCGGTGAGCTGGTCGAAATATGTCGCCACCCTGCTCCAGGACTGGGGCATCACCTTGCCCCCTCGCCTGCTGCACTCGCCGTTCGAGACGGTGCAGCTCGCCGACGGCTCGACCGTCCACGGTCTCGTCAACCTGCCGGCAGTCCTGATCCTGTGCCTGATCTCGCTGCTCCTGATGCGCGGCGTCCGCGAATCGACCCAGGTCAACAGCGTGATCGTCGTGGTCAAGGTCGCGGTGGTGCTGATCGTGGTCGGGGTCGGCTTGTTCTACGTCAAGGCGCAGAACTACGTCCCGTTCATCCCCGACAACGCCGGCACCTTCGGCGAGTACGGCTGGAGCGGCATCATGCGGGCCGCCGGCGTGGTGTTCTTCGCCTATATCGGCTTCGACGCGGTGTCGACGGCGGCGCAGGAGGTGAAGAACCCGCAGCGCACGATGATGATCGGCATCCTCGGCTCGCTCGCGGTCTGCACCGTGCTCTACATCGCCTTCGCGGCGGTGCTGACCGGCCTCGTCCCCTACGCCTCGATGAAGGGCGACGCGGCCCCGGTCGCCACCGCCATCAAGCAGACGCCGTTCCCCTGGCTCCAGACCCTGGTGACGCTCGGCGTCGTCGCGGGCTTCACCACCGTGATGCTGGTGCTGCTCTACGGCCAGTCGCGGGTCTTCTTCGCCATGGCGAACGACCGGCTGCTGCCGAAGTTCTTCGCCGCGATCCATCCGACCTGGCGCACGCCGTACCGCTCCAACCTGTTCTTCATGGTGTTCGCGGCCCTGCTCGGCGGGCTCACCCCGATCAGCACGCTCGGCCACATGACCAGCATCGGCACGCTGCTCGCCTTCATCATCGTCTGTGCCGGCGTCGTCATCATGCGGCGCACGCACCCGAACGAGCAGCGGGGCTATCGCGTGCCGCTGGTCCCACTCGTGCCGGCCGCGGGCATCCTCGTCTGCCTCGCGATGATGCTGTCCCTCGACGGCGAGACCTGGCTGCGTCTGGTAGTCTGGCTCGGGATCGGGCTCGCGATCTATTTCGGCTACGGCCGGCGCCACAGCCGGGTCGGCCGCGACGCGGCGCGCTGA
- a CDS encoding Crp/Fnr family transcriptional regulator: MPGEPLAHTPAATDAVLRRLSGYAPLAADEAALLRQVTARPVPVPARTELVRDGEAAPRPQVLLEGWACRQRLLADGRRQIVVVLLPGDLIGLDQRRRPLPFGSIATLTPARICEAGALREAAAGGGQTCGKEAGKEVGLAAALRQAREMEEIWLINQVVRLGRQTAYERVAHFLLELRERLAAVDQVHENRFSFPITQEVLADALGLSVVHMNRTMQQLRRDGLVEQRATAITLRDVPALVSIADYTGTHDTDIPGG, translated from the coding sequence ATGCCGGGTGAGCCCCTCGCCCACACCCCCGCCGCGACCGACGCGGTCCTGCGCCGGCTCTCGGGCTACGCCCCGCTGGCCGCCGACGAGGCGGCGTTGCTGCGCCAGGTCACCGCCCGCCCGGTCCCGGTGCCGGCGCGCACCGAACTCGTGCGCGACGGCGAGGCGGCGCCGCGGCCGCAGGTGCTCCTGGAGGGCTGGGCCTGCCGCCAGCGCCTCCTCGCCGACGGAAGGCGCCAGATCGTCGTCGTGCTCTTGCCCGGCGACCTGATCGGCCTCGACCAGCGCCGGCGCCCGCTGCCCTTCGGCTCCATCGCCACCCTGACACCGGCCCGGATCTGCGAGGCGGGGGCCTTGCGCGAGGCGGCCGCGGGCGGCGGCCAAACTTGCGGCAAGGAGGCCGGCAAGGAGGTTGGCTTGGCGGCGGCGCTCCGGCAGGCGCGCGAGATGGAGGAGATCTGGCTCATCAACCAGGTGGTGCGCCTCGGGCGCCAGACCGCCTACGAGCGCGTCGCCCATTTCCTGCTCGAGTTGCGCGAGCGGCTGGCGGCGGTGGACCAAGTCCACGAAAACCGGTTCTCGTTCCCGATCACCCAGGAAGTCCTGGCCGATGCGCTGGGCCTCAGCGTGGTGCACATGAACCGCACGATGCAGCAGCTGCGCCGGGACGGCCTGGTCGAGCAGCGCGCCACCGCCATCACGCTTCGCGACGTCCCGGCCCTGGTCTCGATCGCGGACTATACCGGGACCCACGACACCGACATCCCCGGTGGCTGA
- a CDS encoding tannase/feruloyl esterase family alpha/beta hydrolase gives MGRTIGIAAGLAAGLLAGPALAGECGALANLRIEAVNLHSAAEVPAAGDLPAYCRVLGTVRPAVGFEVRLPLQNWNGKYYGTGCGGFCGNVLSDAPGFTNAMNYGLRRGYAASTMDGGHWGTGAADGRWAVGDLVARMDWGQRAVTETARVSKVLVRAFYDRPQQKSYFAGCSTGGRMATMEALKYPKDFDGIISGAPALDYTGLVATTFAWVTKANTGADGKPILTTPRARLVTDAVAAACGTKDQSGLVADPRQCGFKPSSLRCTGDTSDACLSEAEIGVVEKWYAGPTDATGRALYPGGIPLGSEAHWPRWLTGLGNAPAILPLFSADFLRYMAFWPSPGPSYRVTDFDFSADPARMAPQAQVYNAATYDPAAGSVRPVADLAAFRDAGGKLLIYHGWGDPLVTPFMSVAFYEALAKGAGGLDTLAKTARLFMVPGMDHCGIGTEGPGISDTGIDPLTALERWVEAGEAPRELVMTKRDAGGAAQWSRPVCAYPQVPRSEGASLTCAAP, from the coding sequence ATGGGGCGGACAATCGGTATCGCGGCGGGCCTCGCGGCCGGCCTCCTGGCGGGCCCGGCGCTCGCCGGGGAATGCGGGGCGCTCGCCAATCTCAGGATCGAGGCGGTGAACCTCCACTCCGCCGCCGAGGTGCCGGCCGCCGGCGACCTGCCGGCCTATTGCCGCGTGCTCGGCACGGTGCGGCCGGCGGTCGGCTTCGAGGTGCGGCTGCCGCTGCAGAACTGGAACGGCAAGTATTACGGCACCGGCTGCGGCGGCTTCTGCGGCAACGTCCTGTCGGATGCGCCCGGCTTCACCAACGCGATGAATTACGGCCTGCGCCGGGGCTACGCCGCCTCGACGATGGATGGCGGCCACTGGGGCACCGGCGCGGCCGACGGGCGCTGGGCTGTCGGCGACCTCGTCGCCCGCATGGATTGGGGCCAGCGCGCGGTGACGGAGACCGCCCGGGTCAGCAAGGTGCTGGTGCGGGCCTTCTACGACCGGCCGCAACAGAAATCCTACTTCGCCGGCTGCTCCACCGGCGGCCGCATGGCGACGATGGAGGCGCTGAAATACCCGAAGGACTTCGACGGGATCATCAGCGGCGCACCCGCCCTGGACTATACCGGCCTCGTCGCCACGACCTTCGCCTGGGTGACGAAGGCGAATACCGGGGCGGACGGCAAGCCGATCCTGACTACGCCCCGGGCCAGGCTCGTGACGGACGCGGTGGCGGCGGCGTGCGGGACGAAGGACCAGTCCGGCCTCGTCGCCGACCCGCGGCAATGCGGCTTCAAGCCCTCGTCCCTGCGCTGCACCGGCGATACCTCGGACGCGTGCCTGAGCGAGGCCGAGATCGGGGTCGTGGAGAAGTGGTATGCCGGGCCGACCGATGCCACGGGCCGGGCGCTCTATCCCGGCGGCATCCCGCTCGGCTCCGAGGCGCATTGGCCGCGCTGGCTCACGGGCCTCGGCAACGCCCCGGCGATCCTGCCGCTCTTTTCCGCCGACTTCCTGCGCTACATGGCGTTCTGGCCCTCGCCCGGTCCGTCCTACCGCGTCACCGATTTCGACTTTTCCGCCGATCCGGCCCGGATGGCGCCGCAGGCGCAGGTCTACAACGCTGCGACCTACGACCCGGCCGCTGGTTCCGTGCGGCCGGTCGCCGACCTCGCGGCCTTCCGCGACGCCGGCGGCAAGCTCCTGATCTATCACGGCTGGGGCGATCCGCTGGTCACGCCGTTCATGAGCGTCGCCTTCTACGAGGCGCTGGCAAAAGGGGCGGGCGGCCTCGACACCCTGGCGAAGACCGCGCGCCTGTTCATGGTGCCGGGCATGGACCATTGCGGCATCGGCACCGAGGGGCCGGGCATCAGTGACACCGGCATCGATCCGCTGACGGCTCTGGAGCGCTGGGTCGAGGCCGGCGAGGCGCCGCGCGAGCTCGTCATGACGAAGCGCGACGCCGGCGGGGCGGCGCAATGGTCGCGGCCGGTCTGCGCCTACCCGCAGGTTCCCCGGTCCGAGGGCGCCAGCCTCACCTGCGCGGCGCCGTGA